The Clostridioides difficile genome has a segment encoding these proteins:
- a CDS encoding protein-ADP-ribose hydrolase, translating into MKWRDYADDVNLFEDFDRSIKPLTDEQRKKNVNTLIAYFSKEVPSKIYNLSNDEIKPRDILRGLLNVYPPKEIAPEILSMLHNLLLIECEERELVDVNDIEEVEEGIAIWRGNITNLKADAIVNAANNKLLGCLQPLHLCVDNEIHSCAGPRLREDCDKIIKKQGHLEYTGDAKITRGYCLPAKFVVHTVGPIVSGGHPSKEQEKQLLHCYKSSLNTIREIDEIKNIVFSGISTGVFGYPKKEAANLAVSRVRLWLKENPEKNLKVVFNVFTEEEEEKYRRIFR; encoded by the coding sequence ATGAAGTGGAGAGATTATGCTGATGATGTAAACTTATTTGAGGATTTTGATAGAAGTATCAAACCTCTAACTGACGAACAAAGAAAGAAAAATGTAAACACTTTAATTGCATATTTTTCAAAAGAAGTTCCTTCTAAAATATACAATTTATCAAATGATGAAATTAAGCCTAGAGATATACTTAGAGGACTTCTTAATGTATATCCACCAAAAGAAATTGCTCCAGAGATACTTAGTATGTTACATAACTTATTGTTAATTGAATGTGAAGAAAGAGAGTTAGTAGATGTAAATGATATAGAAGAAGTCGAGGAAGGTATTGCTATATGGAGAGGTAATATAACTAATTTAAAAGCAGATGCAATAGTAAATGCTGCAAATAATAAGTTGTTAGGATGCTTACAACCATTGCATTTATGTGTAGATAATGAGATACATTCATGTGCAGGTCCTAGACTTAGAGAAGATTGTGATAAAATAATAAAAAAACAAGGGCATTTAGAATATACAGGAGATGCGAAAATAACTAGAGGTTATTGTCTACCTGCAAAATTTGTAGTACACACTGTTGGGCCTATTGTATCTGGTGGTCATCCAAGCAAAGAACAGGAAAAACAATTACTACATTGCTATAAATCATCTCTAAATACTATAAGAGAAATTGATGAAATAAAGAATATCGTTTTTTCTGGTATTTCTACAGGGGTATTTGGATATCCAAAAAAAGAAGCAGCTAATCTTGCTGTAAGTAGGGTGAGATTGTGGTTAAAAGAAAATCCTGAGAAAAATTTAAAGGTTGTATTTAATGTATTCACAGAAGAGGAAGAAGAAAAATATAGACGAATATTTAGATAG
- a CDS encoding ABC transporter ATP-binding protein has protein sequence MNKEKILEIKNLKQYFHLDKSTTVKAVDDISFDIYKGEIFGLVGESGSGKSTTGKTIIKLHEPTGGEVIYKGSCISDKKAYKFVKKDVNKSMQIIFQDSTSSLNPRMTIGDIISEPLKIQGVCKSERLDKVYEMLNLVGLDRSYANKYPSDFSGGQRQRIGIARALSVDPEFIIADEPIASLDVSIQAQIVNLFKKLQQEKNLTCLFIAHDLSMVRHISDRIGVMHNGKLVELASSSELYNNPIHPYTQSLLSAIPIPDPRYAKSRNRVEYNSSMYNCSSDELSSWIEVSDGHFVYASKSDIDKHQQNLKVV, from the coding sequence ATGAATAAAGAAAAAATACTAGAAATAAAAAATTTAAAACAATATTTTCATTTGGATAAAAGTACTACTGTAAAAGCAGTTGATGATATAAGTTTTGATATATATAAAGGAGAAATATTTGGTTTAGTAGGAGAATCTGGTTCAGGAAAATCTACAACTGGTAAAACTATAATAAAGTTACATGAGCCAACGGGTGGAGAAGTTATTTATAAGGGAAGTTGTATCTCAGATAAGAAAGCATATAAATTTGTAAAAAAAGATGTAAATAAAAGTATGCAGATTATTTTTCAAGATTCTACTTCATCATTAAATCCTCGTATGACAATTGGAGATATAATTTCAGAACCACTTAAAATTCAAGGTGTCTGTAAATCAGAAAGGTTAGATAAAGTCTATGAGATGTTAAATTTAGTTGGACTTGATAGAAGCTATGCAAATAAGTATCCTTCTGACTTTTCAGGTGGACAAAGACAACGTATTGGTATAGCTCGTGCTCTTTCAGTGGACCCAGAGTTTATAATAGCTGATGAGCCTATAGCTTCTTTAGATGTATCTATACAAGCACAAATAGTAAATTTATTTAAGAAATTACAACAAGAAAAAAACTTAACTTGTTTGTTTATAGCGCATGATTTATCTATGGTGAGACATATTAGCGACCGTATAGGAGTTATGCATAATGGAAAGTTAGTAGAATTAGCAAGTTCAAGTGAATTATATAATAATCCTATTCACCCATATACACAATCACTACTTTCTGCAATTCCTATTCCTGACCCTAGATATGCTAAGTCAAGAAATAGAGTAGAGTATAATTCTAGTATGTATAATTGTTCAAGTGATGAATTATCAAGTTGGATTGAGGTATCAGATGGTCATTTTGTATATGCTTCTAAATCAGATATAGATAAACACCAACAAAATTTAAAAGTTGTTTAG
- a CDS encoding ABC transporter ATP-binding protein — MEHLLEVNNLSVSFKIEEGEVQAVRDVSFILKKGETLAIVGESGCGKSVLCKSLMKILPYNGYIKNGEVLLKSKDLVKKSEKEMEDIRGRDISMIFQDPMTSLNPTISIGKQITEAIVIHQGISKSEAKKRAIELIELVGIDNPEKRFKQFPHHFSGGMRQRIVIAIALACNPEILIADEPTTALDVTIQAQIIDLIKELQNKIGLSIIFITHDLGVVATMADRIAVMYAGKIVEIGTVEDIFYDPRHPYTWGLLGSLPTLDSQEDYLYNIPGMPPNLLNPPKGDAFAIRNKNALRIDYEKEPPMFKINDTHSAATWLLHPDAPKINIPVRVNGGRVISNE, encoded by the coding sequence TTGGAACATTTATTGGAGGTTAATAATTTATCTGTAAGCTTTAAAATAGAAGAAGGCGAAGTACAAGCTGTGAGAGATGTATCTTTTATCCTAAAGAAGGGTGAAACATTAGCAATAGTTGGAGAATCTGGTTGTGGGAAGTCTGTATTATGTAAAAGTTTGATGAAGATACTTCCATATAATGGTTATATCAAAAATGGAGAGGTTTTACTTAAATCAAAGGATTTAGTTAAAAAATCTGAGAAAGAAATGGAAGATATTAGAGGAAGAGATATATCAATGATATTTCAAGACCCTATGACATCTTTGAATCCAACTATATCAATAGGAAAGCAAATAACTGAAGCTATAGTAATCCATCAAGGTATAAGTAAAAGTGAAGCTAAAAAAAGAGCTATAGAACTTATTGAATTAGTTGGAATAGATAATCCTGAAAAAAGATTTAAACAATTTCCACATCATTTTTCAGGAGGAATGAGGCAACGTATAGTAATTGCTATAGCACTAGCTTGTAATCCAGAAATATTAATTGCTGATGAGCCTACAACAGCTTTGGATGTGACTATACAAGCTCAGATAATTGATTTAATAAAAGAACTACAAAATAAAATAGGTTTATCAATAATATTTATAACCCATGACTTAGGTGTAGTAGCAACTATGGCTGACAGGATAGCAGTTATGTATGCGGGTAAGATTGTAGAAATAGGAACAGTAGAGGATATATTTTATGACCCTAGACATCCATATACTTGGGGATTGTTAGGTTCATTACCTACTTTGGATTCACAAGAAGATTATTTGTATAATATACCTGGAATGCCTCCAAATTTATTAAATCCTCCAAAGGGAGATGCATTTGCAATAAGAAATAAAAATGCTCTTAGGATAGATTATGAAAAAGAGCCACCAATGTTTAAAATTAATGATACACACAGTGCAGCAACTTGGTTATTGCATCCAGATGCACCTAAAATAAATATACCAGTTAGAGTAAATGGTGGAAGGGTGATTTCTAATGAATAA
- a CDS encoding ABC transporter substrate-binding protein: protein MKLKKLKVLSLVMILSLMAGCSSGGNKDKKADTPKDGKVLVYGSNDYTSINPALYEHGEINSLIFNGLTAHDENNKVVPCLAKDWKFDEATNTYTFNLRDDVKWHDGEKFTANDVKFTMETIMNPDNASEIASNYEDITKIDVVNDTTIKITLKAPNTAMLDYLTVGILPKHALEGKDITTDGFNQKPIGTGPFKLEKWDKGQSITLVKNSDYFVKEPGLDKVVFKIVPDDKAKAMQLKSGELDLAQVTPKDMSNFEKDEKNFKVNIMKTADYRGILYNFNSKFFKDEKTKGLPNALSYAIDRKAIVDSVLLGHGVAAYSPLQMGPYNNPDIEKFEYNPEKAKQEIEKLGWKLGSDGIYEKEGTKLAFEITAGESDQVRVDMAKICAQQLKEIGVDAKAVVVTETDWANQDAHLIGWGSPFDPDDHTYKVFGTDKGANYSAYSNSAIDKILQQARETENKDKKLELYKQFQVEMTKDMPYTFIAYIDAIYVGKPNIKGLTPDTVLGHHGVGIFWNIADWTIE from the coding sequence ATGAAATTAAAGAAGTTAAAAGTTTTAAGTTTAGTAATGATACTTAGTCTAATGGCAGGTTGTTCTAGTGGAGGAAATAAAGACAAAAAAGCAGATACACCTAAAGATGGGAAGGTACTTGTTTATGGAAGTAATGACTATACAAGTATAAATCCTGCGCTATATGAACATGGAGAAATAAATTCACTAATATTTAATGGATTAACAGCTCATGATGAAAATAATAAAGTAGTTCCTTGTCTAGCAAAAGATTGGAAATTTGATGAAGCAACAAATACATACACTTTTAATTTAAGAGATGATGTTAAATGGCATGATGGAGAGAAATTTACAGCAAATGATGTTAAATTCACAATGGAAACTATAATGAATCCAGACAATGCTTCTGAAATAGCATCAAATTATGAAGATATAACAAAAATTGATGTAGTTAATGATACTACTATAAAAATTACTTTAAAAGCACCAAATACAGCAATGCTTGATTATCTAACAGTTGGAATATTACCAAAACATGCATTAGAAGGTAAAGACATAACTACTGATGGATTTAACCAAAAACCAATAGGTACTGGTCCATTTAAACTTGAAAAATGGGATAAAGGGCAAAGTATAACACTTGTTAAAAATAGTGATTATTTTGTAAAAGAACCAGGTCTAGATAAAGTAGTATTTAAGATTGTACCAGATGACAAAGCTAAAGCAATGCAATTAAAATCAGGAGAATTAGACTTAGCACAGGTAACTCCTAAAGATATGTCTAATTTTGAGAAAGACGAAAAGAATTTTAAAGTAAATATAATGAAAACAGCAGATTATAGAGGTATACTATATAATTTCAATTCTAAATTCTTTAAAGATGAAAAGACTAAAGGATTACCGAATGCTTTAAGTTATGCAATAGATAGAAAAGCAATAGTTGATAGTGTATTATTGGGACATGGTGTAGCAGCATATTCACCTTTACAAATGGGACCATATAATAATCCTGACATAGAGAAGTTTGAATATAATCCAGAAAAAGCTAAGCAAGAAATAGAAAAATTAGGTTGGAAACTAGGTTCTGATGGAATATATGAAAAAGAAGGCACTAAATTAGCTTTTGAAATAACAGCTGGTGAAAGTGACCAAGTTAGAGTTGATATGGCTAAAATATGTGCACAACAGCTAAAAGAAATAGGTGTTGATGCTAAAGCTGTAGTTGTAACTGAAACAGATTGGGCTAATCAAGATGCACATTTAATAGGTTGGGGAAGTCCATTTGACCCAGATGACCATACATATAAAGTGTTTGGAACAGATAAAGGTGCAAACTACAGTGCTTACTCTAATTCTGCTATAGATAAAATACTTCAACAAGCAAGAGAAACAGAAAATAAAGATAAAAAATTAGAGTTATATAAACAATTCCAAGTAGAGATGACTAAAGATATGCCATATACATTTATTGCTTATATAGATGCAATATATGTTGGAAAACCAAATATAAAAGGTTTAACACCTGATACAGTTTTAGGACATCATGGTGTAGGTATATTCTGGAACATAGCTGATTGGACAATAGAATAA
- a CDS encoding ABC transporter permease: protein MKPQCSDFEIVGENYISVVEDEQIEIKKTLFEKFKQLPYISIIILSIIVIGSVFSSLIMTHEPTYMDLVSSNLAPNKDFFFGTDSMGRDIYSMIWYGGKISLFIGIFSTIISTTIGIVYGSISGSVSEPVDDAMMRFTEIILSIPSILIIIFVQAILGNSNPISMSIVIGITSWMNISKIVRTEVRQIRNSEYILAAKSMGGGFFYILKQHLLPNFVASIMFMVVTNIGAAIGTESTLSFLGIGLPIEIVSWGSMLSLSEEALLSNRWWIILIPGIFLVTTLVCITNIGNYIRKSNNKKSSNL from the coding sequence ATGAAGCCACAATGTAGTGATTTTGAGATTGTAGGAGAAAATTATATCTCAGTAGTAGAAGATGAACAAATAGAAATAAAAAAAACTCTGTTTGAAAAATTTAAACAGTTACCATATATATCAATCATCATTTTATCTATTATAGTTATTGGAAGTGTATTTTCATCTTTGATAATGACACATGAGCCAACATATATGGATTTAGTAAGTTCTAATTTAGCTCCAAATAAAGATTTTTTCTTTGGAACAGATTCAATGGGGAGAGATATATACTCTATGATATGGTATGGAGGAAAAATATCTTTATTTATAGGAATATTTTCGACAATAATATCGACTACCATAGGAATTGTTTATGGTAGTATAAGTGGTTCAGTATCTGAACCTGTAGATGATGCAATGATGAGATTTACAGAAATCATACTTAGTATACCATCAATATTAATTATAATATTTGTACAAGCGATACTTGGGAATTCGAATCCAATATCTATGTCCATAGTAATAGGGATAACAAGTTGGATGAATATATCTAAGATTGTAAGGACTGAAGTTAGACAAATAAGAAATAGTGAGTACATACTAGCAGCTAAAAGTATGGGTGGAGGATTCTTCTATATATTAAAACAGCATCTACTTCCAAATTTTGTTGCATCAATAATGTTTATGGTGGTAACAAATATAGGTGCAGCTATTGGAACTGAATCAACACTGAGTTTTTTAGGAATTGGCTTGCCAATAGAAATTGTTTCTTGGGGAAGTATGTTATCTTTATCAGAGGAAGCACTGCTTTCAAATAGATGGTGGATTATTCTAATTCCAGGTATATTTTTAGTCACTACATTGGTCTGTATAACTAATATTGGTAATTATATTAGAAAGAGCAATAATAAAAAATCAAGTAATTTATAA
- a CDS encoding ABC transporter permease encodes MLKDIVKKLLQFILVMFLLSFVVFYMARLAPGDPLISYYGDGVERMSTQEKENAMKKLGLNEPIYSQYIKWIADASKGEFGISFKYKQNVTSVINDVYINTIILGGSGYILTFVLALFLGIFCTLHEDRLIDRIICKLGTITNCIPSFWVALVLILIFSINLSILPSSGAYSMGEESSISSRISHLILPLTVLILSHLWYYTYMIRNKLLEEIREDYVLLCKAKGLNNRTIVFKHCLRNIMPSYISIMAISIPHILGGTYVVEKVFSYPGLGTLCFESAKYHDYNMLLVLCLITGALVVFGNMLAQIINNKIDPRMKYDRGDNNEATM; translated from the coding sequence TTGTTAAAGGATATAGTTAAAAAGTTGTTGCAGTTTATTTTAGTGATGTTTTTATTATCTTTTGTGGTTTTTTATATGGCAAGACTTGCTCCAGGAGACCCATTAATTTCTTACTATGGAGATGGTGTAGAAAGAATGAGTACTCAAGAAAAAGAAAATGCTATGAAAAAACTTGGACTAAACGAACCAATATACAGTCAATATATAAAATGGATTGCAGATGCATCAAAAGGAGAATTTGGAATTTCATTTAAATATAAGCAAAATGTTACTTCTGTTATAAATGATGTTTATATAAACACTATAATATTAGGTGGGTCAGGATATATACTTACCTTTGTCCTAGCATTATTTCTGGGAATCTTTTGTACATTGCATGAAGATAGGCTTATAGATAGGATTATATGTAAACTAGGAACAATAACCAACTGTATTCCATCATTCTGGGTTGCTTTAGTACTTATACTTATATTTAGTATAAATCTAAGTATACTTCCAAGTAGTGGAGCTTATTCAATGGGAGAGGAATCTAGTATATCAAGCAGGATATCTCATTTAATATTACCTCTTACAGTACTTATATTAAGCCATCTATGGTATTACACATATATGATAAGAAATAAATTGTTAGAAGAAATAAGAGAAGATTATGTATTGCTATGTAAAGCAAAAGGCTTAAACAATAGAACCATTGTTTTTAAGCATTGCCTGAGAAATATAATGCCATCCTATATAAGCATCATGGCTATTTCAATACCTCACATATTAGGAGGAACTTATGTGGTTGAAAAGGTTTTTTCTTATCCAGGGTTAGGAACTCTTTGTTTTGAGAGTGCAAAGTATCACGATTATAATATGTTATTAGTTTTATGTCTAATAACAGGGGCTTTAGTAGTATTTGGAAATATGCTAGCTCAGATTATAAATAATAAAATAGACCCTAGAATGAAGTACGATAGAGGTGATAACAATGAAGCCACAATGTAG
- a CDS encoding MarR family winged helix-turn-helix transcriptional regulator: MKTNYDCFRIAMLLKELYSKTMYTVEESFKENGLTHQQIIVIKLIAHNQELTISQLCDEMSLAKGTVSGIISRLEQIGYVEKFKKYDDKRNTYVKFTENGLEFAINFKSKMQESFDGIFKNCDEKELDELVKNLRNILAKIKEK, translated from the coding sequence TTGAAAACTAATTATGATTGTTTTAGAATAGCTATGCTTCTAAAAGAACTTTATTCTAAAACGATGTACACAGTAGAAGAAAGTTTTAAGGAAAATGGACTGACACATCAACAGATTATAGTTATAAAGTTAATAGCTCATAATCAAGAGCTAACAATATCACAACTATGCGATGAGATGTCTTTAGCTAAAGGAACTGTATCAGGTATAATCAGTAGATTAGAACAAATTGGATATGTAGAAAAGTTCAAAAAATATGATGATAAGAGAAATACATATGTTAAATTTACAGAAAACGGACTTGAATTTGCCATAAACTTTAAAAGTAAAATGCAAGAAAGCTTTGATGGTATTTTTAAAAATTGTGATGAAAAAGAATTAGATGAATTAGTAAAAAATCTTAGAAATATATTAGCAAAAATAAAGGAGAAATAA
- a CDS encoding HsmA family protein, whose amino-acid sequence MNSKLILAIVFITSALIFYTIGVFGERKAKILKKKHVIIFWLGLIFDTLGTFTMSNIANSHSFEVKSALSQNLHSITGLLAIVLMLFHAGWATFVLYKDDEDKKKFFHKFSIIVWAIWLIPYFIGMFIGMAG is encoded by the coding sequence ATGAATTCTAAATTAATACTTGCAATAGTGTTTATAACATCAGCTTTAATTTTTTATACTATAGGTGTATTTGGAGAAAGAAAAGCTAAAATTTTAAAAAAGAAACATGTAATTATATTTTGGCTTGGTTTAATATTTGATACTTTAGGAACATTTACAATGAGTAATATAGCTAATAGCCATTCTTTTGAAGTAAAATCTGCACTATCACAAAATCTTCATAGTATAACAGGCCTCCTAGCAATTGTGCTTATGCTTTTTCATGCAGGCTGGGCTACTTTTGTTTTGTATAAGGATGATGAAGATAAGAAAAAATTCTTCCATAAGTTTAGTATCATTGTATGGGCTATCTGGCTAATTCCATATTTTATAGGTATGTTTATTGGTATGGCTGGATAA
- a CDS encoding NifU family protein, whose translation MREQVEKVLEQKIKPVLQRDGGDVELVDVNENGVVLVRLQGACSGCPGATMTIKAIIENVLVSEVPGVTQVLGV comes from the coding sequence ATGAGAGAACAAGTTGAAAAAGTGCTTGAACAAAAGATAAAACCTGTATTACAAAGAGATGGTGGGGATGTAGAGCTTGTGGATGTAAATGAGAATGGAGTAGTTCTAGTTAGATTGCAAGGTGCTTGTAGTGGATGTCCAGGAGCAACTATGACAATAAAAGCTATTATTGAAAATGTTTTGGTAAGTGAAGTTCCAGGAGTAACTCAAGTGTTAGGTGTTTAA